A DNA window from Acidimicrobiia bacterium contains the following coding sequences:
- a CDS encoding ABC transporter ATP-binding protein, which translates to MTKWNRAPEETGPTGSTPGAVTRTERDDTGRDAWEAVFGPVERPALELRSVKAAYGRIQVLHGIDLVVPTGSVVALLGPNGAGKSTTLKVACGQLEPTAGGLVVGGRLLNGVSPAALSRVGVCTIPEGRGVFPNLTVRDNLRMATYAGASLADIEERTYDQFPRLGERRRQLAGTMSGGEQQMLAMARALTTNPAVLLLDELSMGLAPRIVEELYEQVGRIAADGVSILIVEQFARTVMQVADALGLMLSGRMVKIGRPDELEDDLSRAYLGAEV; encoded by the coding sequence ATGACGAAGTGGAACCGTGCGCCGGAGGAGACCGGTCCGACAGGGAGCACTCCGGGTGCGGTCACTCGTACTGAGCGAGACGACACCGGGCGCGACGCGTGGGAGGCGGTGTTCGGACCGGTGGAGCGACCGGCGCTCGAGCTCCGTTCGGTGAAGGCGGCGTACGGGAGGATCCAGGTTCTCCACGGAATCGATCTCGTCGTGCCCACGGGGAGTGTCGTCGCTCTCCTCGGTCCGAACGGTGCCGGCAAGTCCACGACCCTCAAGGTGGCGTGCGGTCAGCTGGAGCCCACGGCCGGGGGTCTGGTGGTCGGCGGCCGCCTGCTGAACGGCGTCTCCCCCGCGGCTCTCAGCCGGGTCGGTGTCTGCACGATTCCCGAGGGCCGCGGCGTGTTCCCGAACCTCACGGTGCGCGACAACCTTCGGATGGCCACCTACGCCGGTGCGTCCCTGGCCGACATCGAGGAGCGGACCTACGACCAGTTCCCCCGCTTGGGGGAGCGGCGCCGGCAGCTCGCGGGAACCATGAGCGGTGGCGAGCAGCAGATGCTCGCGATGGCCCGGGCGCTCACGACGAACCCCGCCGTGCTCCTCCTCGACGAGCTCTCGATGGGCCTGGCGCCCCGCATCGTGGAGGAGCTCTACGAACAGGTCGGCCGGATAGCGGCGGACGGCGTGTCGATCCTCATCGTCGAGCAGTTCGCCCGCACCGTGATGCAGGTGGCCGACGCACTCGGCCTCATGTTGTCGGGCCGCATGGTGAAGATCGGCAGGCCCGACGAACTCGAAGACGATCTCTCGCGCGCCTACCTCGGCGCCGAGGTGTGA
- a CDS encoding class I adenylate-forming enzyme family protein: protein MSSDVPEDLARIESDLQAAGAPFETRTETVLGEELEVFATRMGSLRELVEASTGFGDAEYLIFSDGESSRRFTFAEHHRLVASTAAALADRYGVGPGDRVAILGANSPEWIVTFWATVCLGAVAVGLNGWWTGPEIRYGLSDSSPKLLVADRKRLERLEGADPGVPCVVMEDDMAELWEYAPDARLPDTPIDEDDPALILYTSGTTGRPKGAIHTHRNVIALLGANFFHGLRIMLLHPPAGDAPPNCQLVTSPLFHVSGLHNAAIVFLAGGIRSVWTIGRFDPETVMLLTERERVTGWSVTPTMLRRVVEHPAVTDYDLSSVRSGGGGGAAFPRELQRRTKELIPGLRSTLGVGYGLTECSALVSLNTGEELDRYPDSVGRPLPTVQVEIRDPVTGEALPDVRDGEIHVRSPLVMLGYWNRPEETAEVIGPGRWLRTGDIGHMENGRLFLASRKRDLILRGGENVYPVEIEQRLEEHPDVHEAAVVGVPDDDLGQAVHAVVVPADGASPDTEELRQWVGETLAYYKVPATVALRPEPLPRNATGKVVKQQLEDNAPTMFVEE from the coding sequence GTGAGCTCGGACGTTCCCGAAGACCTGGCACGGATCGAGTCCGATCTCCAGGCCGCCGGTGCTCCGTTCGAGACGAGGACCGAAACGGTGCTGGGCGAGGAGCTCGAGGTCTTCGCGACCCGCATGGGGTCGTTGCGTGAGCTCGTCGAGGCCTCCACCGGGTTCGGTGACGCCGAGTACCTGATCTTCAGCGACGGTGAAAGCTCCCGTCGCTTCACGTTCGCCGAGCACCATCGACTCGTGGCCTCCACCGCCGCCGCCCTGGCGGACCGCTACGGCGTCGGGCCCGGTGACCGCGTGGCGATCCTCGGTGCCAACTCGCCGGAGTGGATCGTCACCTTCTGGGCCACCGTGTGCCTCGGCGCGGTGGCGGTGGGGCTCAACGGCTGGTGGACCGGACCGGAGATCCGCTACGGGCTCTCGGACTCCTCCCCGAAGCTGCTCGTCGCCGACCGCAAGCGCCTCGAGCGCCTCGAGGGTGCCGATCCCGGCGTTCCGTGCGTGGTGATGGAGGACGACATGGCGGAGCTGTGGGAGTACGCACCGGATGCCCGTCTGCCCGACACGCCGATCGACGAGGACGACCCTGCTCTGATCCTCTACACGAGCGGGACGACGGGCCGGCCGAAGGGAGCCATCCACACGCACCGCAACGTGATCGCGCTCCTGGGTGCCAACTTCTTCCACGGGCTGCGCATCATGCTGCTGCACCCACCCGCCGGGGACGCCCCGCCCAACTGCCAGCTGGTGACGAGCCCTCTCTTCCACGTCTCGGGGCTCCACAACGCCGCCATCGTCTTCCTCGCCGGCGGTATCCGCTCGGTGTGGACGATCGGGCGCTTCGATCCCGAGACGGTCATGTTGCTCACCGAACGGGAGAGGGTCACGGGATGGTCCGTCACACCGACGATGCTGCGTCGCGTCGTGGAGCATCCCGCCGTCACCGACTACGACCTGTCGTCGGTCCGCAGCGGCGGTGGCGGCGGAGCGGCCTTTCCCCGGGAGCTCCAGAGACGCACGAAGGAGCTGATCCCCGGGCTTCGATCCACGCTCGGTGTCGGCTACGGGCTCACCGAGTGCTCGGCGCTGGTGAGTCTCAACACGGGTGAGGAGCTCGACCGCTACCCCGACTCGGTCGGTCGGCCGCTCCCCACCGTGCAGGTCGAGATCCGTGATCCCGTCACCGGCGAGGCGCTGCCCGACGTCCGCGACGGTGAGATCCATGTCCGGAGCCCCCTGGTCATGCTCGGGTACTGGAACCGCCCGGAGGAGACCGCCGAGGTGATCGGCCCCGGCCGCTGGCTGAGGACCGGCGACATCGGCCACATGGAGAACGGCCGTTTGTTCCTGGCGAGCCGCAAGCGCGACCTCATCCTCCGGGGCGGCGAGAACGTCTATCCCGTGGAGATCGAACAGCGGCTCGAGGAGCATCCTGACGTGCACGAGGCGGCTGTGGTGGGGGTTCCCGACGACGACCTCGGCCAGGCGGTGCATGCTGTGGTGGTGCCCGCCGACGGAGCGTCACCCGACACCGAGGAGCTCCGTCAGTGGGTCGGCGAGACACTGGCGTACTACAAGGTCCCCGCCACGGTGGCGTTGCGCCCGGAGCCTCTCCCGCGTAACGCCACGGGGAAGGTCGTGAAGCAGCAGTTGGAGGACAATGCGCCCACCATGTTCGTGGAGGAGTGA
- a CDS encoding ABC transporter substrate-binding protein yields the protein MGRWRAALVGLAVVALVAAGCESTTDDDADDDSGNESSTEEPATRTTRGVTDDSIKIGGIYFNVNFSGADVGAEARVKRANDEGGVNGRMIELVSVTHDNNDAGANLEEARRLVTQEEVFAIAPVATAAASGSVDFLIEENVPFFGWGIDPAFCGNEIGFGFTGCVTDPDLQKGSNALGTALKENFDGDADKTVSIVADDSDSGKGGLRLLTASLEDVGFSVPYAEATIPAPPATTSDFTPFVNDLMTSSDGGAPDVILVQLSNLDAAGLSGALKAAGFDGLIITPLYSPLLLGSEQAATDLDGTAVIMQVQPYEVDPKPEALQQMLDDVAAVSPDEPLGLGLAAGYWSVDFFLSVLEATGDDVTVETFLQTANDDFGWEAEDVIGPSTWPTNHDQPVPCAALPLVSDGAYVPNVDLVCGEVVDVE from the coding sequence GTGGGACGGTGGCGCGCAGCACTGGTGGGTCTGGCGGTCGTGGCGTTGGTGGCGGCGGGGTGTGAGAGCACCACCGACGATGACGCAGACGACGACTCCGGCAACGAGTCGTCGACCGAGGAGCCCGCCACGCGCACGACGCGCGGCGTCACCGACGACAGCATCAAGATCGGCGGGATCTACTTCAACGTCAACTTCTCCGGTGCCGATGTCGGCGCCGAGGCCCGCGTGAAGCGTGCCAACGACGAGGGTGGCGTGAACGGGCGCATGATCGAGCTCGTGAGCGTCACCCACGACAACAACGACGCCGGCGCGAACCTCGAGGAGGCCCGTCGTCTCGTCACCCAGGAAGAGGTCTTCGCGATCGCTCCGGTGGCCACGGCGGCGGCGTCAGGATCGGTCGACTTCCTGATCGAGGAGAACGTCCCCTTCTTCGGGTGGGGGATCGATCCGGCGTTCTGTGGCAACGAGATCGGCTTCGGCTTCACCGGCTGTGTCACCGATCCCGACCTCCAGAAAGGCAGCAACGCCCTCGGCACCGCCCTGAAGGAGAACTTCGACGGTGACGCCGACAAGACCGTGTCGATCGTCGCCGACGACTCCGACTCGGGGAAGGGCGGCCTGCGCCTGTTGACGGCCTCGCTGGAGGACGTCGGGTTCAGCGTGCCCTACGCCGAGGCGACGATCCCCGCTCCGCCGGCGACCACGTCCGACTTCACGCCGTTCGTGAACGACCTCATGACCAGCAGCGACGGCGGGGCTCCCGACGTGATCCTGGTGCAACTGAGCAATCTCGACGCCGCCGGGCTGTCGGGCGCGCTGAAGGCCGCCGGCTTCGACGGTCTCATCATCACACCCCTCTACAGTCCGCTACTGCTCGGCAGCGAGCAGGCGGCCACCGACCTCGACGGGACAGCCGTGATCATGCAGGTGCAGCCCTACGAGGTCGATCCGAAGCCCGAGGCACTCCAGCAGATGCTCGACGACGTCGCGGCGGTGAGCCCCGACGAGCCTCTGGGCCTCGGCCTGGCGGCGGGCTACTGGTCGGTCGATTTCTTCCTGTCCGTGCTGGAGGCGACCGGTGACGACGTCACCGTCGAGACCTTCCTCCAGACGGCCAACGACGACTTCGGCTGGGAGGCCGAGGACGTGATCGGCCCGTCGACATGGCCGACGAACCATGATCAGCCGGTTCCGTGTGCGGCGCTCCCTCTCGTCAGTGACGGCGCCTACGTGCCGAACGTCGACCTCGTGTGCGGCGAGGTCGTCGACGTGGAGTGA
- a CDS encoding ATP-binding cassette domain-containing protein has translation MSEFLSLVVSGVVSGAIYAILASGLVLTFQTSGIFNFAHGAVAFATAFFYFQLNQPTADGGVGMPMLPAALLAILVFAPLLGWVLDRVLFRRLATAPEFARIVGTVGLVIALPALCEWSVAKLNEILDWTLPDTTLVIRPPGLGPVPKKTWTLFEGVTVDSNQLIVLAAAALSALVLWLVLRHTRLGLETRAAVDRRDLAQLRGVDVEWTSSVSWMLSATLAGLAGVVLAPIFEITSLTFLILTFASFAAVVFAGLRSLPLAFVGGLAVGVIQNLVQGYAPPVLEDVTGFRTAVPFILLLLALFVFLGRGVGRAGAVVPEDHPPPDHREGLPAWRRRLPWILATVGLTVYVQWIADDFWAGLVAQGLVLGLIFLSFVVVTGLGGAVSLAQATFVTVGGFTAGWLVNHQWPSSTPLLMNNGRFNFLVAALAAAAVASVVGLFVALPSLRFGGLALALATLALAFIGDQLVFQLDSVRNSSSGWSVPAPQLGPFDLGQPRTMSMVLLALVLLGALLIHNLQNSSTGRAVLAVRSSEVAARTTGISPVRARLFPFVISAAIAGLGGAFFAVVNSPMTNTRAPAILGLIWLTVTVTFGVRRAGGAVLAGLVFATTPALLDGVATWSGAPWAWIPDDVRVALDSAAVPMILFGFGAISLARNPDGLLALVGGRARRSGRRDTGDAVDEKRAARTTTDVASTAERSTEDGRAPALALEQVRAGYGDAEVLHGVDLAVHPGTAVALLGANGAGKSTLCSVAAGLIDPWGGRVLRAGEDVGATPTFRRARGGLYLAPEARGVFPDLTVEQNLALHLPDGDGRDRAFGRFPLLADRRSQPAGLLSGGEQQLLTLAPALLHPPDVLVADEPTLGLAPIVTEQIMSMVEELRDSGVAVLLVEEKAREALEVADVVAFMELGRVTWVGPREEADAERLAAAYLGVEDT, from the coding sequence GTGAGTGAGTTCCTCAGCCTCGTCGTCAGCGGGGTCGTGTCGGGCGCCATCTACGCCATCCTCGCCTCGGGGCTGGTGCTCACCTTCCAGACGTCGGGGATCTTCAACTTCGCGCACGGCGCCGTGGCGTTCGCGACGGCCTTCTTCTACTTCCAGCTCAACCAGCCCACGGCCGACGGTGGTGTCGGGATGCCGATGCTTCCCGCCGCACTCCTGGCGATCCTCGTGTTCGCGCCGCTCCTCGGGTGGGTTCTGGACCGTGTGCTCTTCCGGCGCCTGGCCACCGCTCCCGAGTTCGCCCGGATCGTCGGGACGGTGGGCCTCGTCATCGCACTCCCCGCTCTGTGCGAGTGGTCCGTGGCGAAGCTCAACGAGATCCTGGACTGGACGCTCCCCGACACCACGCTCGTCATCCGCCCACCCGGCCTCGGCCCGGTCCCCAAGAAGACCTGGACCCTGTTCGAGGGCGTGACCGTCGACAGCAACCAGCTCATCGTCCTCGCAGCGGCGGCCCTCAGCGCGCTGGTGCTCTGGCTCGTCCTGCGCCACACACGCCTCGGTCTCGAGACCCGTGCCGCCGTCGACCGTCGCGACCTCGCGCAACTACGCGGTGTCGACGTGGAGTGGACGTCGTCGGTGTCGTGGATGCTCAGCGCGACCCTCGCCGGCCTGGCCGGCGTGGTCCTGGCACCCATCTTCGAGATCACGTCGCTGACCTTCCTGATCCTCACCTTCGCCTCGTTCGCCGCCGTCGTGTTCGCCGGCCTGCGCTCGCTTCCGTTGGCGTTCGTCGGTGGCCTCGCCGTCGGGGTCATCCAGAACCTCGTCCAGGGCTACGCTCCGCCGGTCCTGGAGGACGTCACCGGGTTTCGCACCGCGGTGCCCTTCATCCTCCTGCTGCTGGCGCTGTTCGTGTTCCTCGGTCGCGGAGTCGGCCGGGCCGGGGCGGTCGTTCCCGAGGACCATCCGCCACCCGACCACCGGGAAGGGCTCCCGGCGTGGCGGCGTCGACTGCCCTGGATTCTCGCGACGGTCGGCTTGACGGTGTACGTCCAGTGGATCGCGGACGACTTCTGGGCGGGGCTCGTCGCGCAGGGGCTCGTGCTGGGGCTCATCTTCCTGTCGTTCGTCGTCGTGACCGGACTCGGCGGTGCGGTGAGCCTCGCGCAGGCGACCTTCGTGACAGTGGGCGGGTTCACAGCAGGGTGGCTCGTCAACCACCAGTGGCCGTCGTCGACGCCTCTGCTCATGAACAACGGCCGCTTCAACTTCCTCGTGGCGGCGCTCGCCGCAGCGGCCGTTGCATCGGTCGTCGGGCTCTTCGTGGCACTGCCGTCGCTGCGCTTCGGCGGGTTGGCACTCGCTCTCGCGACGCTGGCGCTCGCTTTCATCGGTGACCAGCTCGTGTTCCAGCTCGATTCGGTGAGGAACAGCTCGTCGGGGTGGTCGGTGCCGGCACCGCAGCTGGGCCCGTTCGACCTGGGCCAGCCTCGCACCATGTCGATGGTGCTCCTCGCTCTCGTGTTGCTCGGAGCGCTGCTGATCCACAATCTCCAGAACTCCTCCACCGGTCGTGCCGTGCTCGCTGTCCGGTCGTCGGAGGTCGCCGCGCGCACGACGGGGATCTCGCCCGTGCGGGCACGGCTGTTCCCGTTCGTCATCTCGGCGGCGATCGCCGGACTGGGTGGAGCCTTCTTCGCCGTCGTGAACAGCCCGATGACGAACACACGCGCGCCGGCGATCCTCGGACTGATCTGGCTCACCGTCACTGTCACGTTCGGCGTACGCAGGGCGGGAGGGGCCGTCCTCGCCGGGCTGGTGTTCGCCACGACACCGGCGCTGCTCGACGGCGTCGCCACCTGGTCGGGAGCCCCGTGGGCCTGGATCCCCGACGACGTCCGCGTCGCCCTCGATTCGGCCGCCGTCCCCATGATCCTGTTCGGGTTCGGCGCCATCTCCCTGGCCCGCAACCCCGACGGGCTCCTGGCGCTCGTCGGGGGCCGGGCACGTCGCTCCGGACGTCGTGATACGGGCGACGCGGTGGACGAGAAGCGGGCGGCGCGCACCACCACGGACGTTGCGAGCACCGCCGAGCGCTCCACCGAGGACGGACGCGCTCCCGCCCTCGCGCTCGAGCAGGTCCGGGCGGGCTACGGCGACGCCGAGGTGCTGCACGGTGTCGACCTGGCGGTCCACCCGGGCACCGCCGTCGCTCTCCTCGGTGCGAACGGCGCCGGGAAGTCGACGCTCTGCTCGGTCGCGGCAGGGCTCATCGACCCCTGGGGCGGCCGGGTGTTGCGGGCGGGCGAGGACGTGGGCGCCACGCCGACGTTTCGTCGGGCGCGGGGCGGGCTGTACCTGGCGCCCGAGGCCCGGGGGGTCTTCCCGGACCTCACGGTGGAACAGAACCTGGCGCTGCACCTGCCGGACGGTGACGGGCGGGACCGCGCGTTCGGGCGTTTCCCGCTGCTCGCCGACCGGAGATCACAGCCGGCCGGTCTCCTGTCGGGAGGCGAGCAGCAGCTGCTCACGCTGGCGCCGGCACTCCTCCACCCACCCGACGTCCTCGTCGCCGACGAGCCCACCCTCGGACTGGCGCCGATCGTCACCGAGCAGATCATGTCGATGGTGGAGGAACTCCGGGACAGCGGCGTCGCGGTGCTGCTCGTCGAGGAGAAGGCCCGCGAGGCACTCGAGGTGGCCGACGTCGTCGCCTTCATGGAGCTCG
- a CDS encoding ABC transporter ATP-binding protein, with amino-acid sequence MSGSRAALGLRDVTVRFGGVVALDGVGLDVGTGELCGLIGPNGAGKTTLFDVISGVRHPDSGKVHLDGVDVTSASAVRRARSGLHRTYQRAQVFGWLSVEDNILAALEWQGGGGGAVGDLVRLPTRRRRERSRRAEVDEVLRSCGLADVRTAKASALPIGQARLVELARAVVEPPQLLLLDEPTSGLEEREAERLGTIVGELRDAGTAVLLVEHDVGFVMRHCDRVVVLDRGAVLATGTPEEVHSDASVREAYLGTT; translated from the coding sequence GTGAGTGGTTCACGCGCCGCGCTCGGCCTACGCGACGTCACCGTCCGCTTCGGTGGTGTCGTCGCACTCGACGGCGTCGGGCTCGACGTGGGCACCGGCGAGCTGTGTGGGCTGATCGGCCCGAACGGGGCCGGGAAGACGACCCTGTTCGACGTGATCTCGGGTGTCCGGCACCCCGACAGCGGCAAGGTGCATCTCGACGGCGTCGACGTCACGTCGGCCTCGGCCGTTCGACGGGCGCGCAGTGGGCTCCACCGCACATACCAGCGCGCACAGGTCTTCGGCTGGTTGAGCGTTGAGGACAACATCCTGGCCGCGCTCGAATGGCAGGGAGGTGGAGGAGGGGCGGTCGGCGATCTCGTGCGGCTTCCCACTCGCCGACGCCGCGAGCGGTCCCGTCGCGCAGAGGTCGACGAGGTCCTCCGCTCCTGCGGCCTGGCCGATGTCCGGACAGCCAAGGCGTCGGCGCTGCCGATCGGCCAGGCACGCCTCGTGGAGCTCGCCCGGGCCGTCGTGGAGCCGCCTCAGCTGCTGCTCCTCGACGAGCCGACGTCCGGCCTGGAGGAGCGCGAGGCCGAGCGCCTCGGCACGATCGTCGGGGAGCTGCGTGACGCCGGTACAGCGGTGCTGCTGGTCGAGCACGATGTCGGATTTGTCATGCGCCACTGTGACCGTGTCGTCGTCCTCGACCGCGGTGCCGTCCTCGCGACCGGGACCCCCGAGGAAGTCCATTCCGACGCGTCGGTCCGGGAGGCGTACCTCGGAACCACGTAG
- a CDS encoding ABC transporter ATP-binding protein: protein MPVTDTVPDTDPDATPVPALEVVGVTVGFGGLLALDDVTLDAQAGIVTGLIGPNGAGKTTLFNAICGLQSMQRGQISLCGRPITRSAPHVRARRGLARTFQRLEVFGSLSVRDNVRVAAEIHNVFSDVTGEADAVVDPILERVGIGDIADEYVDALPTGQARLVELARALATEPKVLLLDEPSSGLDPSETREMGTLLTEIGSEGLAILLVEHDVGLVMSTCARIHVLEFGTVIAQGTPDEIRGDEQVQAAYLGSSTT, encoded by the coding sequence TTGCCAGTCACTGACACGGTCCCCGACACCGACCCCGACGCGACTCCGGTGCCGGCCCTCGAGGTCGTCGGCGTCACCGTGGGTTTCGGAGGCCTTCTCGCGCTCGACGACGTGACCCTCGACGCCCAGGCCGGAATCGTCACGGGTCTCATCGGCCCCAACGGCGCGGGCAAGACCACGCTGTTCAACGCCATCTGCGGCCTCCAGTCCATGCAGCGGGGGCAGATCAGCCTCTGCGGGCGGCCCATCACCCGCTCCGCTCCCCATGTGCGAGCGCGTCGCGGCCTGGCGCGCACGTTCCAGCGCCTCGAGGTCTTCGGATCGTTGAGCGTGCGCGACAACGTCCGCGTCGCCGCGGAGATCCACAACGTGTTCAGTGACGTCACCGGTGAGGCCGACGCCGTCGTCGACCCGATCCTCGAACGCGTCGGGATCGGCGACATCGCCGACGAGTACGTCGACGCACTGCCCACCGGACAGGCGCGCCTCGTGGAACTCGCACGGGCGCTGGCCACCGAGCCGAAGGTTCTCCTGCTCGACGAGCCTTCCTCGGGACTCGACCCGTCCGAAACCCGCGAGATGGGCACGCTCCTGACCGAGATCGGCTCCGAGGGTCTGGCGATACTGCTGGTGGAGCACGACGTCGGCCTCGTCATGAGCACCTGCGCCAGAATCCACGTGCTCGAGTTCGGGACGGTCATCGCGCAGGGCACGCCCGACGAGATCCGTGGCGACGAGCAGGTCCAGGCTGCATACCTGGGGAGCTCCACGACATGA
- a CDS encoding isochorismatase family protein produces the protein MPVHLGGLVAPGHTALVLQEVQQGVVGEPSVLPALAAEAASAGLVASCARLATAARAAGVPVIHCTAATRGDGLGANRNARLFAGVAKAPVALIPGSTAVLPPDEIGVDDRDLVLERYHGLGPMAGTQLEPVLRNTGVTTIVGVGVSVNIGVTNLVLDAVNRGFQIVVPRDAVAGVPREYADAVLDNTLSLLATLTTTDDVVAIWGSSQ, from the coding sequence GTGCCCGTCCATCTCGGTGGCCTCGTGGCGCCCGGCCACACCGCCCTGGTTCTCCAGGAGGTGCAGCAGGGCGTGGTCGGTGAGCCGTCGGTCCTCCCCGCGCTGGCCGCCGAGGCGGCGTCGGCCGGCCTCGTTGCGAGCTGCGCGCGCCTCGCGACCGCCGCTCGCGCGGCGGGAGTTCCCGTCATCCACTGCACGGCGGCGACGCGTGGCGACGGGCTCGGAGCCAACCGCAACGCACGCCTGTTCGCGGGCGTCGCGAAGGCGCCGGTGGCGCTCATTCCCGGGTCCACCGCTGTCCTGCCGCCCGATGAGATCGGTGTCGACGACCGCGACCTCGTCCTGGAGCGCTACCACGGGCTCGGTCCGATGGCGGGTACGCAACTCGAGCCGGTGCTGCGCAACACGGGAGTCACGACGATCGTGGGTGTCGGGGTGTCGGTGAACATCGGTGTCACCAACCTCGTCCTCGACGCCGTGAACCGTGGCTTCCAGATCGTGGTGCCACGCGATGCCGTCGCCGGTGTGCCACGCGAGTACGCCGACGCCGTCCTCGACAACACGCTGAGCCTGCTGGCGACCCTCACGACCACCGACGACGTCGTGGCCATCTGGGGATCTTCGCAGTGA